A single Salminus brasiliensis chromosome 20, fSalBra1.hap2, whole genome shotgun sequence DNA region contains:
- the ndufs4 gene encoding NADH dehydrogenase [ubiquinone] iron-sulfur protein 4, mitochondrial → MASSMSLLALSRVSFRNLITKTHLTPLRSVSTSGCLAQKQEQGSQLITVDEKLDITTITGVPEEHIKTRKVRIFVPTRTAMQSGVQNTKKWKMDFDTRERWENPLMGWASTADPLSNMVLTFSTKEDAIAFAEKNGWSYDITEKRTAKPRFKSYGANFSWDKRTRRSAK, encoded by the exons ATGGCCTCCTCAATGTCACTGTTGGCTTTGAGTCGAGTTTCTTTCCGAAATTTAATCACAAAGACACACCTGACTCCGTTAAG GTCAGTTAGCACGTCAGGATGTCTGGCACAGAAACAAGAGCAAGGGTCCCAACTCATCACAGTGGACGAGAAGCTG GACATCACGACGATAACTGGCGTTCCAGAGGAACACATCAAGACACGTAAAGTGCGCATTTTTGTGCCCACTCGAACGGCCATGCAGTCAGGCGTCCAGAACACCAAGAAGTGGAAGATGGACTTTGACACCCGGGAGCGCTGGGAGAACCCTCTGATGGGCTGGGCTTCCAC AGCCGACCCGCTGTCCAACATGGTCCTTACCTTCAGCACCAAGGAGGACGCCATTGCGTTTGCTGAGAAGAATG GTTGGAGTTACGATATAACAGAGAAGAGAACGGCGAAGCCGAGATTTAAGTCATATGGAGCAAACTTTTCTTGGGACAAAAGAACTAGAAGGTCCGCCAAGTAA